Genomic window (Pristis pectinata isolate sPriPec2 chromosome 38, sPriPec2.1.pri, whole genome shotgun sequence):
GACATTGACTCGGTGACCAAGGCCCATTGAACACCCCAGAGGCTGGGCTggtgaggccattcagtccaatatGCTGTGCAATCCCCTcgcaaactagtaattaaatgcctaactaaacgaatccgttctgcctacacaatgtccacatccctctgttccctgcacgtccatgtccctatctaagagcctcttaaacccctctctcgtacctgcctccacccccacccctggcagcacattccaggcacccgccactctctgtgtaaaaataaacttgccccgtacatctcctttgaacttacccccctcaccttaaaagcatgccctctagtattagacatttcaaccttcgGAATAAGAAACTgaccgtctactctatctgtgcctctcataatcttatgaacttctgtcaggtctcccctcagcctctgccgctccagagaaaacaacccaagcgtgtccaacctctccttacatctcgtgccctctaatccaggcagcgtcctggtgaacctctcctgtaaCCCTCTGCTGTACactttgggtcaggcagcatctgtggagggagatggacagtcgatgttttgggtgcaCGAATTAGAGGGACGACATCTCGTAtgccgcctgggcagtctccaacctggccgCATGAACCACCAATTCTCAAACctccggtaactgctccccctctgtcccttttccctcccgatccacctggcccccccaatcaccctctttcccctccctcaccctcacccacacacactccaaccctccaaccctccccctccgccGTGTTACACtgtccatctcccctccatctttcggtccagatgaagggtctcgacccgaaacgtcagctgtccatctccctctgtggatgctgcccgacccgctgggttcctccactGTTTTAGTGTGTTGCGTTGGGCAGGCTGAGACTggtttccttggagcgaaggaggctgaggggtggccttattgaGGTTCACCACATCACGAGGGGCAGAGTGGTGGGGGGACTGAGAGAATAGACGaggggattgctctgacagccgGCAGGGATTCAGTGGGCGGAATGGCCTCCTTTATCATAAGGTCACTGAGGACGGTTAAAGAGAGACGGAGAGGAAACGTGAAGGCTGTGAAATGCGGAGACGTAGGAAATGCCTGGCAGGTGTGTGAGCCGGCGTCGTAGAACGGATGACCTGTCGTAGGACTAGGCCGAACGCTAGGCCTCAACTTTCTTGACCTCTGACCCCTCCAGCTTTGACCTCATCTTCTCCAACTGGCTGTTCATGTACTTGACCGACGCGGAACTGGTCAACCTCGCAACCTGCCTTCTCTCCTGGCTGCAGCCCAGAGGGTTCCTATTCTTCCGGGAGTCCTGCTTTTTTCAGTCAGGTAAGGAGTGTGGGGGGCCTGCATGGAAAAAGCCCAGTGGTGCATTGCAGGGAGAGGAACGattgtttaaaaaagggggagggggtggatctGCATTGATCTTTTAAAGTTGGCAAAAGTGATTAAAAATCCAGAGGCATGCAGCCAAGAAAATCACAGTGAATGCAACACAGCCTCTTGAATCTGCTCCAAGAAGATCAAGTTCAAGGCtattgcaacacacaaaggcatgggggaactcagcaggtcaggcagcatcgatgaagTCCATGTTTACCCGTGAAGTTAAAGTTTATTGTgttcatgggcacacatacccggggtataaatgccaccAAAATTATCCTTTTGGAGCAGCAGCTCAGTatgttacagacatgacaaacactagttcaaagtcaaagtcaagcttatcgTCAttggcacaagtccatgtgtgcacaggtgcaatgaaaatcttgcagcagcatcacaggcacagagcatcaggtgaCAGtgctcacaaggagaacataaacctgaattatacacaatttttgcgacaaggaacacagttagaacaaaaaaaagtccatcgcagtgcaaagtggtcccagtgttgctgtactgaggcagtgattagggttgtgcaggttggttcaagaaccgaatggttgaagggaagtcgctgttcctgaacctggtggtgtggggacttcaggcttctgtacctcctgcccaacgggagctgcgaggagatggcacggcccagggattcttgatgatggacgttgccttcttgaggcagcgcctcttgtagatactcccgatggaggggagggatgtgcccgtgatgtattgggctgagtccacgactctctgcagcttcctgtgcattcgaattgccgtcccagaccctgatgcaacctgTTAGgacattttcaacagtacatctgtcgaagtttgttagagcATTCGGTGACGAGCCGAACCtacttaaccttctaagaaagtaaagacgctggcgtgccttccttgtgattgcgtctctgtgctgggcccaggatgggTCGCCCGAGATATTAACGCCCAGGATCTTAAAGCTGCTGTAACCTGATGCAGGTGTTTAAAGTCAGGATGTGGCAGGAGAGACCAGGAATTCACTGCTACACCTGGGGAGAGTGTGGGGCTCAGTCCttcagggagggggaaggagaacgACAGAGAGCCCTTTAAGGGGAAGTGGGATAAACACACACTGGCTGGAACTGAGCGGAGGGGGTGAATGGCTTGTTACTGGACCGCAGTCCGGCTGGGGTTGGCTGTAATTGGGACTCTTGGTTTTTGGGACAAGGCAATGTGAAGAGGAGCTTCAATCCCACGGTGTACCGCAAGCCGGCCGATTATAACCGCATCCTGACCTCCGCCGTCATCGGGCCGGATCCAGGGGGGCAACTCTGGGGCTTCGAGATCGTGATGAGCAAGTCCGTGCAGGCGTACATCAAGGTGGGTGGGCGGGGCCAATGGCCCGATGGGGCGGGGCCAGTCTTTCGGGGGTGTGGCCACCTGTGGGGTAGCTGCTATGGGCGGGGCTTGATATACTGGGTGGGATTGTCTGGGGGCAGGGGCCCTGTTAGTGGGCGGGACTGGGTCTATGGGGCAGGGACGCCATTGGTGGGCAGGGTTAGGTTGGCAGAAGGGGGCAATTGGCAGGGTCAGGTCTGGAGGGAGGGGCCTCGGTGGGCGGGGCCAGTGCTGGAGGGAGGGGCCTGGGTGGGGGGGGCCAGTGCTGGAGGGAGGGGCCTCGGTGGGCGGGTATTGTGCTGGAGGGAGGGGCCTCGGTGGGCGGGGCCAGTGCTGGTGGGAGGGGCCTCGGTGGGCGGGTATTGTGCTGGTGGGAGGGGCCTCGGTGGGCGGGTATTGTGCTGGTGGGAGGGGCCTCGGTGGGCGGGGCCAGTGCTGGAGGGAGGGGCCTCGGTGGGCGGGTATTGTGCTGGTGGGAGGGGCCTCGATGGGCGGGTATTGTGCTGGTGGGAGGGGCCTCGGTGGGCGGGTATTGTGCTGGAGGGAGGGGCCTCGGTGGGCGGGTATTGTGCTGGTGGGAGGGGCCTCGGTGGGCGGGTATTGTGCTGGAGGGAGGGGCCTCGGTGAGCGGGTATTGTGCTGGAGGGAGGGGCCTCGGGTGGGCGAGGCCAGTGCTGAGGGGGGATGGGGCCCTAGTGGGTTGGGCTGGCTCTGGGGTGGGGCCCTATTGGTGGGAGGGGCCGTCGGTGTACGGGGCATCTCAGGTGGGTGGGGCTCACAGTTGGGAGGGCATCTCTGGTGGAGAGGCCCTATTGGTGGCTGGGGTCCTTGGCGGGCGAGGCCGATTCTGGTGGGTGGGACCAGCTTCGGGGGCGGGGCTCTATCGGTGGGCAGAGTACCTCTGGGGGGTGGGGCCCTTGGTGGGAGGGGCCAGCTATGGGGGCGGGGCTATCGGCGGCAGGGTCTTGGGTGGGGCCCTCGGTAGGCAGGGCCCTCATTGGGTGGAGCCAGCTCCAGGGGCAGGGCTCTAACAGTGGGTGGGGTATCTCTGGTGGGTGGGGCCCTGGGGGCGGGGCCAGCTCTGGGGCGGGGCTTTATTGGTGGGCGGGGCCAGCTTTGAGGGCGGGGCTCCACCGGTGGGCGGGGCCTGCTGACGCCGCCCTCCTGCCCCCGCAGCTGAAGCGGAACCAGAACCAGGTGTGTTGGCTGCTGCAGAAGGTGGCCCGCGACCGCTCGGCCCATCAGGGCTACCCCACCTTCCAGCAGTTCCTGGACGGGCAGCAGTACTCGCGGAGCGGCATCCTGCGGTACGAGCGCATCTTCGGGCATGGCTTCATCAGCGCAGGAGGACTCCGCACCACCAAGGTACGgtgctcccacctccccccacccgcgACGCTCCCCCCGTTCCCCCCCGCGCCCCCCGCGGgtctctccccttcccatcccccacccatctGCGGGGCTCTCCCCTCGTCTCcaccccgcggcgctccctcgttCCCCCCCCCTCAGCGGCGCgacactccccaccatcagcagtgcTCCATCTCGCAGCGATCCCTTGATGTACCCGTTCCTCGGCGCTCAACCCCCCGCCACCCCGAGTGAAAAGGTCCCCCTCCCTGTAGGATCTGAATACCCCGGGGAGTCTCCCCCAGAACCCCACCCGGTGCCAAGCCCAGTGACATACCAGTCGACCCATCCActgctccctgccccccccccccccccccccccccggatcccgGCTTCTCACCCTGTCTCCTTCTGCTTTTCAGGAGTTTGTGGAGCTGCTGAAACTGTCCCCGGGTCAGTCGGTGCTGGACGTGGGATGTGGGATTGGAGGTGGAGACTTCTACATGGCCAAGGTAATGCAGTGGGTGCTCACCCCCAATCTGCACCCTTGGGTGCACGGCACCCTCACGCATGCACACAGGAGGGGTGATCAGCCTACAGTCCAATCCACCCCAGGGCCCTGGACCAGAACTTGGGGAAAGGGCTTCTCCAAGGCTCCCCGGCGGGATGAGCAGGCTGGGTTCCAGTGTCCGGGTGACCCTGGAACCCAGCCTGTGGCTCCTGGACGCTCATCAATCCcagcaggcaactgggattggtGCAGGTGGGCGGAAGGGTGGGCATGGAGGTGAAgggtctaagggcctgtttccgtgctgtgcctGACTGTCCCACAGCTCACGGacactccaccccccccatcaccgactctccccacccactgaatcccctcccacaccccacagaCACTCCCCTATTCTCTGTCGAAGATactccctgcccctctcccactTCTCTCCGACTGAAACCTAACTTGGACCTTGGCTGTTTCCCACTTCTGGTGAAGggccacagacctgaaacattgactgcttctctccccacagatgctgcctgactagctgagcgTTTGTAACATTCACTGATTTTATTCCAGAAGCTAAAAGGTTGAATGGGAAGTGAAGCTGCTTCCAATCTCTCGTTACAGAATTACGGCGTTGAAGTTCTGGGAATTGATCTATCAGCCAACATGGTGGAGATTGCAATGGAGCGTGCTGTAACTGAGGACACGCCATTGGTAGGGCAGTGTGCACACTCGACAGGCGTTTCCCTGGGGGAATTGATGGTGTGGAGAATGGGAACGGTTAAACCCACCCAAATAAACACAGAGACACGAGTAccccgcacccctccccgtctctgtgaccccctccggccccccgcacccctccccgtctctgtaacttCCGAGATACTTGCTCTTCTCCAGTGTTGCCCCTGAGCACCTGTGACCTGACCTCCTGAAACCCCTCAccgcaaccccccccacccccggtaaagttccacccctccccacaccaccaaGACCCCATTAAAATCAACCTCTTCGTCCAAGTTCCCAGTCACCTGTCCATGTGTCCCTGCATGACATGGGGCCAACCTTAGGTTACTGCTCCTGTGACGAACTTTTTAGAATATCTCACAATATTCTAGGTGCTGTGTAAATTTGCGTGGTTTGCCTCTGAGATCAGTTCACGGGCAATGAGCTGAGGATGACAGAGTCGAGAGCGAGAATGGGCGACTGGGACATTtacgtctgctctgccattcagtaagatcttggcCCTGGCTCTGCTCTCACGCCTGTTCCTCCTAACCCtgtagtcatacagcaaggaaacaggcccttcggcccatcccttccatgctgactgtgttgcccagcgagctagtcccatctgcctgcgttggGCCCATAGATCTctacacctctcctatccatggacttatccagacgGTTTTTAAACGTTACTAATGTGACCGCCTCAGCCActattccaaatacgcaccgcccTTCGCATGAAGAAGccgcccctgatgtccctcttaaatctctcgcctctgatcttaaacctctgccctcttgtttttagctccccctccctgggaaaaagactgtgtgctttcaccctgcctatgcccctcgtgattttatgcacctctaccaggtcaaggtcaaagtcgagtttattgtcagatgcacaagtccatgtgtgcacaggtgcagtgaaaaacttgcagcagcatcacaggcacagagcatcagataagcagcgttcacaaaaaaacataaattaaacataaattacacacaatttttacaagaaaagaacacaattggaacaaaaaagtccattttagtgcagagtgatcagagaggtcccagtgttgctgtactgaggtggtgattagggttgtgctggttggttcaagaactgaatggttgaagggaagtagctgttcctgaacctggtggtgtgggacttcaagcttctgtacctcctgcctgatgggagctgcgaggagatggcacggcccggatggtggggatctttggtggatgttgaggcagcgcctcctgtagatgctcccgatggtggggagggatgtgcctgggatgtgttgggctgaatccacgactctctgcagcttcccgtgcattcgaattgccgtcccagaccatgatgcaaccagtaaggatactttcaatagttaAGCCTGACTGATACCACGGTGTCACAGAGCAACAGTGTCTGTAAAAGCTTCAGTGACTTGGTGGATGTTAAAGCACAGAGAGTGTCTGAACAGGAGAAGTGGATCCTGAGGCTAATTTATATTTGAATTGTCTGTTCTATCCCCCTGTGGGCCCTACAGGTGCAGTTTGAGATTGGAGACGCCACAAAGAGGGTGTTCCTGGAGAACTCGTTCGACGTGATCTACAGTCGGGACACGATCCTTCACATCGCCAACAAGGCTGATCTCCTGAGGAGGCTCCATGTGAGTGAGGAGGAAGGAACTTCTGTTCTCTCAATTTGTGGCTCTCCGCACTTGATGAAGTGCGAGGCTGGTCCGTACCAactagtgcacagcaagctcccataacgAGCTATCACGCTGATTGGTCAATTCATGCGTAtgtctcagccccaggacactgGAGAGATGCAGCCCTGCTCTTCCTGTTCGACTGGGACCCTTtactgagagggggaggggtcttCAGTTAATGTcatccctcccacagcgcagcgctccctcctcgccacccctcctgcggcgcggcgctccctcctcaccgcccctcctgcggcgcggcgctccctcctcaccgcccctcctgcggcgcggcgctccctcctcaccgcccctcagcttctgaccaTCCAGAATAGGAGGTGAGatagaggtgaaggggaggggggtgaaggggaCGGGGGACggggtgaagggggaggggggtgaaggggaggagggggagggagggaagggagggggagggagtatAGGGGTGCTGCCACTGATCAGCGATGTGGGGAAGGGTGGATTGGATTGGGTGAGGGGTGATGAGTCAGTGcagggggggtgaggggtcgggtgaggggttggggtggggtgagggttgaGGAGGGTGTGACGCCACCACTAAtggttccctcccccccccaccaggccTGGCTAAAGCCCCGGGGGAAGCTGCTGATCACCGACTACTGCTGCGGGGAGCTGCCCTGGTCCGCCAGCTTCCAGGAGTATGTCCGGCAGCGCGGATACATCCTCCACACCGTCCAGAGCTACGGAAAGGTGGGAACCTCGCGTTACCTCACCCTCGCCCTCTGCCCCTCGCCCTCTGCCCTGGGGCTGCATTCCTGCGCTGGAGAGGAGCAACTCGGTCTGGGATCCTCAGTGTGGGTTACGGAGACCGGGAACTGTGCCCGGTGACTCCCGGTGCGGGATATGGACCCTTGGGTCGgtgtgcggggggtgggggttgctggGAGCCGTGGTGTTGACCGGGActcaccccccaacccctctcattcccacagctgctggaggaggtgggctTCGTGGGGGTCCGCGCAGAGGACCGGACGCGGCAGTTCCTGGACATCCTGGAGGTGGAGCTGAGGGGGCTGGAGCAGGACAGGGCGGCCTTCCTGGAGGTAactgtggtggggggggcagagggggaggggtggggggaagggaggggggagagggggaggggtggggagcaggggggagagggggatgggtggggggcaggggggagggatggggggagagggggagggatggtggcggggggagggatgggggcagagggggatgggtttggagggggggggggaggacatgAGCCAGGGTGCAACAGCGAGTCATCGTCTCCCCCCTGACAAAACACCGATCGTCCCACAGTcacccacacagatcatttcccTGATGTTctgctccctcctctccctctccctcctctcccccctcctca
Coding sequences:
- the pmt gene encoding phosphoethanolamine methyltransferase isoform X2, which produces MAEAAARKKMSAFWEEHSRGATIEEMMLDSSAEAITQQEKPEILSMLPDTDGKRVLELGAGIGRFTGHLAKIASHVTAVDFMEKFVTKNRELNGHRGNITFLQADITQMQLPGNSFDLIFSNWLFMYLTDAELVNLATCLLSWLQPRGFLFFRESCFFQSGNVKRSFNPTVYRKPADYNRILTSAVIGPDPGGQLWGFEIVMSKSVQAYIKLKRNQNQVCWLLQKVARDRSAHQGYPTFQQFLDGQQYSRSGILRYERIFGHGFISAGGLRTTKEFVELLKLSPGQSVLDVGCGIGGGDFYMAKNYGVEVLGIDLSANMVEIAMERAVTEDTPLVQFEIGDATKRVFLENSFDVIYSRDTILHIANKADLLRRLHAWLKPRGKLLITDYCCGELPWSASFQEYVRQRGYILHTVQSYGKLLEEVGFVGVRAEDRTRQFLDILEVELRGLEQDRAAFLEDFTDEDYTYLVQGWKEKMSRCVTGDQRWGLFYAEKPSDSGTSPQSGTGDRIQPLPIDQVTM
- the pmt gene encoding phosphoethanolamine methyltransferase isoform X3 — its product is MSAFWEEHSRGATIEEMMLDSSAEAITQQEKPEILSMLPDTDGKRVLELGAGIGRFTGHLAKIASHVTAVDFMEKFVTKNRELNGHRGNITFLQADITQMQLPGNSFDLIFSNWLFMYLTDAELVNLATCLLSWLQPRGFLFFRESCFFQSGNVKRSFNPTVYRKPADYNRILTSAVIGPDPGGQLWGFEIVMSKSVQAYIKLKRNQNQVCWLLQKVARDRSAHQGYPTFQQFLDGQQYSRSGILRYERIFGHGFISAGGLRTTKEFVELLKLSPGQSVLDVGCGIGGGDFYMAKNYGVEVLGIDLSANMVEIAMERAVTEDTPLVQFEIGDATKRVFLENSFDVIYSRDTILHIANKADLLRRLHAWLKPRGKLLITDYCCGELPWSASFQEYVRQRGYILHTVQSYGKLLEEVGFVGVRAEDRTRQFLDILEVELRGLEQDRAAFLEDFTDEDYTYLVQGWKEKMSRCVTGDQRWGLFYAEKPSDSGTSPQSGTGDRIQPLPIDQVTM
- the pmt gene encoding phosphoethanolamine methyltransferase isoform X1; the encoded protein is MQSGVLPGTLASLFTSGNFAASTHAAHWHAAARKKMSAFWEEHSRGATIEEMMLDSSAEAITQQEKPEILSMLPDTDGKRVLELGAGIGRFTGHLAKIASHVTAVDFMEKFVTKNRELNGHRGNITFLQADITQMQLPGNSFDLIFSNWLFMYLTDAELVNLATCLLSWLQPRGFLFFRESCFFQSGNVKRSFNPTVYRKPADYNRILTSAVIGPDPGGQLWGFEIVMSKSVQAYIKLKRNQNQVCWLLQKVARDRSAHQGYPTFQQFLDGQQYSRSGILRYERIFGHGFISAGGLRTTKEFVELLKLSPGQSVLDVGCGIGGGDFYMAKNYGVEVLGIDLSANMVEIAMERAVTEDTPLVQFEIGDATKRVFLENSFDVIYSRDTILHIANKADLLRRLHAWLKPRGKLLITDYCCGELPWSASFQEYVRQRGYILHTVQSYGKLLEEVGFVGVRAEDRTRQFLDILEVELRGLEQDRAAFLEDFTDEDYTYLVQGWKEKMSRCVTGDQRWGLFYAEKPSDSGTSPQSGTGDRIQPLPIDQVTM